A window from Methanobacterium formicicum DSM 3637 encodes these proteins:
- a CDS encoding DUF1801 domain-containing protein — MKKTTNNRQKHAPHADKANGESLVLAKIAAMPGKYRAMGERLHNLIKASSPTLSARTWYGMPAYAKDGKVICFFRGDASERYMTLGFTEGAKLDEGNLWSTSFALKELTVTEEMMITSLVKKAVSED, encoded by the coding sequence ATGAAAAAAACAACTAATAATAGGCAAAAACACGCTCCTCATGCAGACAAAGCCAATGGAGAAAGTTTGGTGCTTGCAAAGATCGCTGCGATGCCCGGAAAGTATCGTGCCATGGGGGAGAGGCTCCATAACCTCATCAAAGCCAGTTCACCAACCCTCTCAGCAAGGACCTGGTACGGGATGCCGGCATATGCCAAGGATGGTAAGGTCATCTGCTTCTTCCGCGGCGATGCGTCTGAGAGATACATGACACTGGGCTTTACTGAGGGAGCAAAACTTGATGAAGGCAACTTATGGTCCACTTCCTTCGCTTTAAAAGAGTTGACTGTCACTGAAGAGATGATGATCACTTCTCTCGTGAAGAAAGCTGTGTCTGAGGACTGA
- a CDS encoding HXXEE domain-containing protein produces the protein MDLNMLWLVPVAYFVHILEESPRFVPWATRYLGAPETFGQFVLGNVIFMAYVIVATSLAIFYPNEITLIIGLSTAAWIFSNFLIHAYYTLRTGEYSPGVVTAGAIYVPVSLYVYYNFLGSGLLNTLDLALSVIIGFGIMYIPTMIQQKRKGKI, from the coding sequence ATGGATTTGAATATGTTATGGCTGGTACCTGTAGCTTATTTTGTACATATTTTAGAAGAATCCCCAAGATTCGTGCCCTGGGCAACCAGATATCTTGGTGCACCTGAAACATTTGGGCAGTTTGTTCTGGGAAATGTTATTTTCATGGCATACGTCATCGTAGCCACATCACTTGCAATCTTCTATCCCAACGAAATAACACTGATTATTGGATTATCCACCGCTGCATGGATATTTTCAAACTTCCTAATCCATGCATACTACACCCTACGCACAGGTGAATATTCTCCGGGTGTTGTGACTGCTGGTGCAATATACGTCCCGGTTTCATTGTATGTTTACTACAACTTCCTGGGATCTGGATTACTAAACACTTTGGATCTGGCACTGTCGGTTATCATAGGATTTGGAATTATGTACATACCAACCATGATACAGCAAAAGAGAAAGGGGAAAATATAG
- a CDS encoding putative immunity protein — MVTKTKIKINDNSALREILDSEYEVSSQIRMCNYALKLSTHILKLVNYIEPENPVIKEGYLINEAWQRGEVRMHDVRQAGFKIHKLARESEDEVIQTALRVVGQSIATGHMKEHAMVASDYAIKVINLLYPNQIEKVTGERLWQIKQLQSIPKTR; from the coding sequence ATGGTTACAAAGACAAAAATTAAAATTAATGACAATAGCGCATTACGGGAAATATTAGATTCAGAATATGAAGTTTCATCTCAAATCAGAATGTGTAATTATGCTTTAAAACTATCAACACATATTTTAAAATTAGTAAACTATATTGAACCTGAAAATCCTGTTATTAAGGAAGGCTATCTGATAAATGAGGCATGGCAACGCGGAGAAGTTCGCATGCATGATGTTAGGCAGGCTGGTTTTAAAATTCACAAATTAGCAAGGGAGTCGGAAGATGAAGTAATTCAAACTGCATTAAGGGTTGTGGGTCAATCTATTGCAACCGGACATATGAAAGAACACGCAATGGTGGCGTCTGATTATGCAATTAAGGTGATAAATCTTCTTTACCCGAACCAAATAGAAAAGGTTACTGGAGAACGATTATGGCAAATAAAGCAGCTGCAATCAATTCCAAAAACACGATAA
- a CDS encoding ZIP family metal transporter encodes MNELLVIFLYSLLPVLGTFAGGLTAEFFQISKKNLSLALHAATGIILAVISVELIPRSLNATTPWIVILAFVAGGVFFVILDQLINYMQVKSGDLSQSTAAWAIFVGTTIDSFTDGLMIGTGALVSINLGLLLAVGVVSADLPEGFATVAALKDKEIERKTRILLLISASVPVLIGAAAGYLLVKGQSPIVEYSILAFTAGILLTVTVEEIIPESHKHGEARLAALVLISAFALFTLISNYLPT; translated from the coding sequence ATGAACGAACTGCTGGTAATATTCTTGTATTCCTTATTACCGGTCTTAGGAACTTTTGCAGGTGGTCTTACTGCTGAATTCTTTCAAATAAGTAAAAAGAATCTAAGTTTAGCATTGCATGCCGCCACTGGAATTATTCTTGCAGTAATAAGTGTTGAATTAATTCCACGTTCTTTAAATGCAACTACTCCCTGGATCGTAATCCTGGCATTTGTGGCAGGCGGTGTGTTTTTTGTCATTCTGGACCAGCTAATAAATTACATGCAGGTAAAAAGTGGTGATCTCAGCCAGTCCACTGCTGCATGGGCCATTTTTGTAGGCACCACCATTGATTCGTTTACTGATGGTTTAATGATTGGAACCGGGGCACTGGTATCTATAAACCTGGGCCTGTTACTGGCAGTTGGTGTAGTTTCAGCAGATTTACCCGAAGGTTTTGCCACTGTTGCTGCATTGAAAGATAAGGAAATTGAAAGGAAAACTCGAATTCTTTTACTCATCTCCGCAAGTGTTCCAGTTTTAATAGGTGCAGCTGCTGGCTATTTACTGGTTAAAGGGCAGTCACCCATTGTGGAATATTCTATTTTAGCTTTCACTGCAGGGATACTGTTAACAGTTACTGTAGAAGAAATAATTCCAGAATCACACAAACATGGAGAAGCCAGATTAGCAGCACTGGTGCTTATTTCCGCATTCGCACTATTTACATTGATTTCCAACTATTTACCAACATAA
- a CDS encoding GMC family oxidoreductase N-terminal domain-containing protein, with product MEKVLVVGSGAGGATVAKDLAEKGMDVTIFEKGNWINAAKAYQCYDNMDVGVELLKATCVGGTTLVTAGNAVRTCQKEFKNIGINIDHELLEVERELNVNTLPDSHIGEGTRNIVEAASNLGLKMEKMPKFIDPLKCIPCGQCFLGCPRHAKWSALSYLEEAENSGVKILSNTSVEKIITKNGVVQGVKTDEKEYYSDMVVLSAGAIETPRILVRSGLNAGEQLFVDTFITVGGILKDIKFNKEVSTNSLWKGIDFILTPHYTSTTAEMLKTTGYGANDILGMMVMIKDDRSGMVTETGVVKENTAHDVGLLTEGSAVAGAILETAGVDTSTIVSTPARGAHPGGTAAIGEVVDTNLETEINGLYVADASVFPSSPGSPPVLTIMALAKRLAKYLSEN from the coding sequence ATGGAAAAAGTACTGGTTGTGGGATCCGGAGCTGGAGGGGCTACTGTTGCCAAAGACTTGGCAGAAAAGGGGATGGATGTCACTATCTTCGAAAAGGGTAACTGGATAAATGCTGCAAAAGCTTATCAGTGTTATGACAACATGGATGTGGGTGTAGAACTTCTCAAAGCCACCTGTGTTGGTGGAACTACCCTGGTTACAGCAGGTAACGCAGTTAGAACTTGTCAAAAAGAGTTCAAAAATATTGGGATTAATATTGACCATGAACTTCTGGAAGTAGAGCGTGAACTTAATGTAAATACACTTCCAGACTCCCATATAGGAGAAGGAACGAGAAACATCGTGGAGGCTGCTTCAAATTTGGGCTTGAAAATGGAAAAAATGCCCAAATTCATTGATCCTTTAAAATGCATACCTTGCGGGCAATGCTTTCTGGGATGTCCAAGACATGCCAAATGGAGTGCTTTAAGTTATCTTGAAGAAGCAGAGAATTCTGGAGTAAAGATCTTATCAAACACATCTGTTGAAAAGATTATAACAAAAAATGGAGTGGTTCAAGGGGTAAAAACTGATGAGAAAGAATACTATTCTGATATGGTCGTATTATCTGCAGGGGCCATTGAAACTCCCCGGATACTTGTTAGATCTGGTCTGAATGCTGGGGAGCAATTGTTTGTTGATACATTCATAACAGTGGGAGGTATCCTAAAAGACATCAAGTTTAACAAAGAAGTGTCCACGAATTCCCTATGGAAAGGTATTGATTTCATTTTAACACCCCATTATACCAGCACAACTGCGGAAATGTTAAAAACAACAGGATATGGTGCGAATGATATTCTGGGAATGATGGTGATGATCAAAGATGATAGATCTGGAATGGTTACAGAGACTGGAGTGGTTAAAGAAAATACTGCACACGATGTTGGCCTTTTAACTGAAGGTTCTGCCGTTGCTGGTGCAATTCTTGAAACTGCAGGAGTAGACACCAGTACTATTGTTTCAACTCCGGCTAGAGGTGCTCATCCTGGGGGTACTGCAGCTATCGGAGAAGTAGTGGACACCAATCTAGAAACTGAGATAAATGGTTTATACGTAGCAGATGCCAGTGTTTTCCCCAGTTCTCCTGGATCTCCACCAGTTCTCACCATCATGGCTCTTGCAAAAAGGCTTGCTAAATATTTAAGCGAAAATTAA
- a CDS encoding helix-turn-helix domain-containing protein — protein MSELKYPDGFEEIACPVEKTILLIGNKWTLLIVRELVMANGPLRYNEIAKALPRISSRTLSSKLKNMVNYGIIEKNIIDDSPIKVEYSLTEKGKQLHKITRPMAEWSEEWHTF, from the coding sequence ATGAGTGAATTGAAATATCCCGATGGTTTTGAAGAGATAGCATGCCCGGTGGAGAAAACAATACTGTTGATCGGGAATAAATGGACTCTGCTAATTGTTAGAGAACTGGTAATGGCTAATGGGCCTTTAAGATATAACGAAATAGCAAAGGCTTTGCCCAGGATCAGTTCAAGGACCTTATCCTCTAAATTAAAAAATATGGTTAATTATGGAATAATTGAAAAAAATATCATTGATGATTCACCCATTAAAGTGGAATATTCTCTAACGGAAAAAGGTAAACAATTACATAAAATAACTCGCCCAATGGCTGAATGGAGTGAAGAGTGGCATACATTCTGA
- a CDS encoding pyridoxamine 5'-phosphate oxidase family protein has protein sequence MNEVVKFLDENPVTYVATIGLDGKPKVRPFQFMLENGGKLYFCTNNQKDVYQQIQKFPYIEITTSSPDFRWIRLSGKVVFSEDIEIKKAIIDNSQLVKSLYQTADNPIFKIFYLEDAKATIADFSGEPPKEFLL, from the coding sequence ATGAATGAAGTAGTGAAATTTTTAGATGAAAATCCAGTAACCTACGTTGCAACCATTGGTTTGGATGGTAAACCCAAAGTCCGACCATTCCAGTTCATGCTTGAAAATGGCGGAAAACTCTATTTCTGTACCAACAACCAGAAAGATGTTTATCAACAGATCCAGAAATTCCCATATATTGAAATCACGACTTCTAGTCCTGATTTTAGGTGGATAAGGCTCAGTGGTAAAGTTGTATTTTCTGAAGATATTGAAATTAAAAAGGCAATAATTGACAATAGCCAACTGGTAAAGTCACTCTATCAAACTGCAGATAATCCTATATTCAAGATATTTTATCTTGAGGATGCAAAAGCAACAATTGCTGATTTTTCAGGTGAACCTCCTAAAGAGTTCTTGCTCTGA
- a CDS encoding TrmB family transcriptional regulator — protein sequence MFDEKMVSSLQKLGLSSYGARTYIVITNFGPVDATTIASEANIPRTKIYDVLNKLERDGWITVDQGRPKLFTACDPRMVIDRMQSDLMGEIDSLSSEMSMMYDQQIKKEIPRVWLIHGKKSITAKSVDMVSRAKKSVMMTGDLYFPEEIESLKPIILKAKKNQISFRIIAGDVIKTSEGEINLIRSFEDVQPEMIVSGKPPIKYVVVDEKELLIVFPKINEDILDLNKVVALWIPSPAIASSMADMFNMRWNTYIQMQTGP from the coding sequence ATGTTTGATGAGAAGATGGTATCATCATTGCAAAAACTGGGTTTATCCAGTTATGGTGCAAGGACTTACATTGTTATAACGAATTTTGGTCCGGTTGATGCTACAACTATTGCTTCAGAAGCTAATATTCCAAGGACTAAAATTTATGATGTTTTAAACAAGCTGGAAAGAGACGGGTGGATAACTGTGGATCAGGGACGTCCTAAACTGTTCACAGCTTGCGATCCAAGGATGGTTATTGACAGAATGCAGTCTGATCTTATGGGTGAAATTGACTCCTTATCCAGTGAAATGTCCATGATGTATGATCAGCAGATAAAAAAGGAGATACCTCGAGTATGGTTGATTCATGGCAAAAAGAGCATTACTGCCAAATCAGTGGATATGGTGTCCAGAGCTAAAAAAAGCGTTATGATGACGGGTGATCTATATTTTCCTGAAGAAATTGAATCTCTCAAGCCCATTATTTTGAAAGCTAAAAAAAACCAGATCAGTTTTCGAATTATTGCGGGGGATGTTATAAAGACCAGTGAAGGTGAAATTAACCTTATTAGATCATTTGAGGATGTTCAACCTGAGATGATAGTCTCTGGAAAACCGCCCATTAAGTACGTGGTGGTGGATGAGAAAGAGTTGTTGATCGTTTTCCCTAAAATTAATGAAGATATCCTGGATCTAAACAAAGTTGTAGCCTTGTGGATTCCCAGTCCAGCAATAGCATCTTCAATGGCAGACATGTTCAATATGCGATGGAATACTTATATCCAGATGCAAACAGGACCCTAA
- a CDS encoding MFS transporter, with amino-acid sequence MEGNNSTEEVNKTVVLLIATLATFLTPFMGTSLIIALPTISGDLAVNAILLSWISTGYILTSAMFAVPLGKIADIYGMKKVFTYGIVILTISTILAALSPSAEFLIIMRALQGIASAMIFVTGLAMITSVFHPKERGKAIGINLTAGYAGLVLGPVLGGLLTQYLGWRSIFYCIVPLCLLVLVLVLWTMEGEWGECKGEKLDKWGTLLYILMLSLVLVGFSTITETFGIIMVVLGVIGFIGFILWELRVENPVLEVKLFFENRRFAFSNMATLITYIGTFAVSFLLSLYLQYIKGYDPEITGLVMVVQTIFMVIISPVSGKLSDRFDPGKLASLGMVIISIGLLILSLINAETSLYTITLALALIGIGIGIFSAPNTNAIMGSVEKKYFGVSSAILGTMRLLGQTFGMGLILLVFAVYIGSVQFTPQNYPELLMSIKVTFVISVILSVIAIFASLARNKK; translated from the coding sequence ATGGAAGGAAATAACTCAACAGAAGAAGTGAACAAAACCGTGGTCTTACTTATTGCTACTTTGGCCACCTTTTTAACTCCATTCATGGGAACTTCCCTGATCATTGCCCTTCCCACAATTTCAGGTGATCTGGCAGTTAATGCCATCCTTTTAAGCTGGATTTCAACTGGATATATTTTAACATCAGCCATGTTTGCAGTGCCCCTTGGCAAAATTGCCGATATTTATGGAATGAAAAAAGTTTTCACCTATGGAATAGTGATTTTAACCATCTCCACCATCCTGGCTGCACTATCTCCTTCAGCTGAGTTTCTTATAATAATGAGGGCCCTTCAGGGTATTGCCAGTGCAATGATATTTGTCACTGGTCTGGCAATGATAACATCAGTATTCCACCCCAAAGAAAGAGGTAAAGCAATAGGAATCAACCTCACGGCAGGATATGCAGGGTTGGTCCTGGGACCGGTACTGGGTGGTCTGTTAACACAGTACTTGGGATGGAGAAGTATCTTTTACTGTATTGTACCACTCTGCTTACTGGTTCTGGTTCTGGTTCTATGGACAATGGAAGGAGAATGGGGTGAATGCAAAGGAGAAAAACTGGATAAATGGGGAACCTTACTCTACATCCTAATGTTATCACTGGTTCTGGTTGGATTTTCAACAATAACTGAAACATTTGGAATTATAATGGTAGTCTTAGGAGTTATAGGTTTCATTGGCTTTATTCTCTGGGAGTTAAGGGTTGAAAATCCAGTTTTGGAAGTGAAATTATTCTTTGAAAATAGAAGGTTTGCGTTCTCTAACATGGCAACCTTAATAACCTACATAGGTACCTTTGCAGTGAGTTTTCTTTTGAGTTTGTACTTGCAATACATTAAAGGATATGACCCGGAGATAACTGGCCTAGTTATGGTTGTTCAAACAATTTTCATGGTAATTATCTCACCGGTATCTGGAAAACTTTCTGATAGGTTCGATCCTGGAAAACTGGCTTCACTGGGAATGGTAATTATTTCCATTGGTCTATTAATCCTTTCATTAATTAACGCTGAAACAAGTTTGTACACTATAACATTAGCCTTAGCATTAATAGGAATAGGAATAGGAATATTCTCTGCTCCCAACACAAATGCCATCATGGGATCCGTGGAAAAAAAGTACTTTGGAGTATCTTCTGCAATTCTAGGTACAATGAGACTTTTAGGCCAGACCTTTGGAATGGGGTTAATTTTACTGGTATTTGCAGTTTATATTGGTTCTGTTCAATTCACTCCACAAAATTATCCAGAACTGCTAATGAGTATTAAAGTCACCTTTGTTATTTCCGTAATTTTAAGTGTAATAGCGATTTTCGCATCCTTAGCTCGAAATAAGAAATAA
- a CDS encoding MATE family efflux transporter, which yields MENKNEKTNSRIEMITGDPKRAIRKLSFPMMLIMILVISYQVVDSIWIAGLGADALAALGFITPLYMIIVGLGQGLGAGSTSLIARSIGKKDHETASNAGMHAILITAVLSIVLPAILLLFLNNILIAMGASLVLNLATEYGQIVFIGSFALLFNLVGSSILRAEGDMKRATYAIALTSILNMIIAPLFIYTLNMGIKGAAVATVLSSTIAAIAIFYWILVKKDTYITFKLEKFHFNMDIIRDILVVTVPASVEQFIMSVLAIGINWILVMVAGTTAVAVYTAGWRIVSFGIIPALAIETGVLTVAGIAYGARNYKNLKISCNYGIKLGVLISIILAAVTYIFAPNIAWLFSYSANSADLTPMIAEFLRIFCVFFIAIPFGLASTAVFQAAGKGTTSLIMVIIRDLIMSLSVAYLLGVILGWGEQGVYWGIVIGVIIGSAISYLYFRLFLRRLDNEKADEVNLANQKKEKISDS from the coding sequence ATGGAAAATAAAAACGAAAAAACCAACAGTAGAATTGAGATGATAACTGGAGATCCTAAAAGGGCTATAAGAAAACTCTCCTTTCCCATGATGTTAATTATGATCCTGGTTATCAGTTACCAGGTAGTGGATAGTATCTGGATAGCAGGATTAGGTGCTGATGCACTGGCTGCACTGGGCTTCATCACACCACTGTACATGATAATAGTAGGATTGGGCCAGGGTTTAGGAGCTGGCAGCACATCACTCATAGCACGTTCCATTGGTAAAAAAGACCATGAAACAGCAAGTAATGCAGGAATGCATGCTATTTTAATCACGGCCGTACTTTCAATTGTTCTCCCTGCCATCCTTCTTTTGTTTTTAAACAACATATTAATAGCAATGGGGGCCAGTTTGGTACTGAATCTGGCAACTGAATATGGGCAGATCGTGTTTATCGGATCATTCGCCCTGCTATTTAACTTGGTTGGATCCAGCATCCTCCGTGCCGAAGGAGATATGAAAAGAGCAACCTATGCCATTGCCCTAACCAGCATCCTGAATATGATTATAGCCCCCCTATTTATCTACACTCTGAACATGGGAATTAAAGGGGCAGCAGTGGCCACAGTACTATCCTCAACCATAGCTGCAATTGCCATTTTTTATTGGATCTTGGTTAAAAAAGACACCTACATCACATTTAAACTGGAAAAATTCCATTTCAATATGGATATTATCAGGGATATACTGGTGGTAACTGTGCCTGCAAGTGTGGAACAGTTTATAATGTCTGTGCTGGCTATTGGAATTAACTGGATCCTGGTTATGGTTGCTGGAACAACTGCAGTTGCTGTATACACTGCTGGATGGAGAATTGTATCCTTTGGAATTATCCCAGCACTGGCAATAGAAACCGGTGTTTTAACTGTTGCGGGCATAGCATACGGTGCAAGAAATTATAAAAATCTGAAAATAAGCTGTAATTATGGTATAAAACTGGGAGTACTCATATCCATAATTTTAGCAGCGGTAACTTATATTTTCGCCCCAAACATCGCATGGTTATTTTCATATTCTGCAAACAGTGCAGATCTAACTCCAATGATAGCAGAATTCCTCAGAATATTCTGTGTATTCTTCATAGCCATTCCTTTCGGGCTGGCATCTACAGCAGTATTCCAGGCCGCAGGAAAAGGAACAACCTCATTAATCATGGTTATCATAAGAGATTTAATCATGTCTTTATCGGTAGCTTACCTTTTAGGAGTTATACTGGGCTGGGGTGAACAGGGTGTCTACTGGGGAATAGTAATTGGAGTTATTATTGGATCAGCCATAAGTTATCTGTATTTTAGATTATTTTTAAGAAGATTGGATAACGAAAAAGCCGATGAGGTGAATTTAGCAAATCAAAAGAAGGAAAAGATCAGTGATAGCTGA
- a CDS encoding MarR family winged helix-turn-helix transcriptional regulator, translating into MRERGHLSEKEISKMSLGSLINTVSRVHLAFLLGKIEELGITGGQFQFLSGLSRKDGITQEELSNRFHMNQSTIARALKKLEDAGMVQRTVDENNRRRNIITVTRKGQETVNEINKMEYEWENRFKSLSSEEKDQLKNLLRPMATESIDLMYEFRK; encoded by the coding sequence ATGAGAGAAAGGGGTCACCTATCCGAGAAGGAAATTTCGAAAATGTCACTGGGGTCCCTGATAAACACGGTTAGCAGGGTGCATTTAGCCTTTTTATTGGGGAAAATCGAAGAATTAGGTATTACCGGGGGTCAATTCCAATTCCTTTCCGGATTATCTCGTAAAGATGGGATCACCCAGGAAGAACTCTCCAACAGATTCCATATGAATCAAAGTACCATAGCCAGAGCATTGAAAAAATTAGAAGATGCAGGTATGGTCCAGAGAACTGTTGATGAGAATAACCGCAGGCGTAACATAATTACTGTCACCAGAAAAGGACAGGAAACTGTAAATGAAATAAATAAGATGGAATATGAATGGGAGAACAGGTTTAAATCCTTATCATCAGAAGAAAAAGATCAACTAAAAAATCTTTTAAGGCCCATGGCCACAGAATCAATTGATTTAATGTACGAATTCAGGAAATAA
- a CDS encoding histidine kinase dimerization/phosphoacceptor domain -containing protein — translation MREYTISIDRSSQPVVITDLDGKIIEFNKEFIDITGYSTEIPHEHISEFQIDFQSQRPVIEEWGKIDWKKPSQVTKGILTKPNGEKINITIEKVIVESEKQLFIATVLMNVTKYKKAKELLKENEFKYKALFNSNPGYIVYFDNKGKIVLGNEAFERDFGNDLNIIKAVTLEGIGTFIRGKTDVGREKVFKLMAKLSAENHIIGKFTFKNDEIHWYQCYIIPLESKGKLMGYQGIGRDITDLKLVEKELQQLIKEKDTLLREVHHRVKNNLQIISSLHNMRTNYVKEEETINILKDAQTRIKALAGIHEKIYHSSDITHISIKDYLESLIYDLFHVYNIDPEQIKLITEIGDIKLNLETAMPCGLIVNELTANTLKYAFPNGKTGTFTVKLKLLEDHVHMTISDTGIGLSTEDYLSDRTLGFQLVKSLTKQLDGQIELDNSQGTKFDIIFKEAKYKQRIN, via the coding sequence ATGAGAGAATATACCATATCTATTGACAGATCTTCGCAACCGGTCGTTATTACAGATTTAGATGGTAAAATTATTGAGTTTAATAAAGAATTTATTGATATTACGGGTTATTCTACAGAAATACCACATGAACACATTTCAGAATTTCAAATTGATTTTCAATCCCAAAGACCAGTGATTGAAGAATGGGGAAAAATCGATTGGAAAAAACCTTCACAAGTCACTAAAGGAATATTAACAAAGCCAAATGGCGAAAAAATCAACATAACTATTGAAAAGGTAATTGTAGAATCTGAAAAACAGCTATTCATAGCCACAGTGCTGATGAATGTGACTAAATACAAAAAGGCCAAAGAACTCTTAAAAGAAAACGAATTCAAGTATAAGGCATTATTTAACTCAAATCCAGGTTATATTGTTTATTTTGATAATAAAGGAAAAATTGTTTTGGGTAATGAAGCTTTTGAAAGAGATTTTGGTAATGATCTGAATATTATTAAAGCAGTTACCTTGGAGGGTATTGGAACCTTTATTCGGGGAAAAACAGATGTTGGTCGTGAAAAGGTTTTTAAACTGATGGCAAAATTATCTGCAGAAAATCATATAATTGGTAAGTTTACCTTTAAAAATGATGAAATACACTGGTATCAATGTTACATTATCCCTTTAGAATCAAAGGGAAAGTTAATGGGATATCAGGGAATAGGTCGAGATATTACAGACCTTAAATTGGTTGAAAAAGAGCTTCAGCAATTAATCAAGGAAAAGGACACCTTACTGCGTGAAGTACACCACCGAGTGAAAAACAATCTACAAATCATTTCAAGCCTTCATAACATGAGAACAAACTATGTTAAAGAGGAAGAAACCATAAACATTTTAAAAGATGCACAAACACGAATTAAAGCATTAGCTGGTATTCATGAAAAAATCTACCACTCCTCAGACATAACTCATATCTCAATTAAAGATTACCTGGAAAGCCTGATCTACGATCTATTCCATGTTTATAACATTGATCCCGAGCAGATTAAGTTAATAACTGAAATTGGTGACATAAAACTAAATTTAGAAACAGCCATGCCATGTGGATTGATAGTAAATGAATTAACAGCTAACACTTTAAAATATGCATTTCCCAATGGAAAAACTGGAACATTCACCGTGAAACTCAAATTACTGGAAGATCATGTACATATGACAATCAGTGACACCGGCATTGGCTTATCAACTGAAGACTATCTAAGCGACAGGACATTAGGATTCCAATTAGTAAAATCATTAACTAAACAATTAGACGGCCAAATTGAACTTGATAACAGTCAAGGAACAAAATTTGATATCATATTTAAAGAAGCAAAGTACAAACAGAGAATAAATTAA
- a CDS encoding methyltransferase domain-containing protein, producing the protein MQTTKDWNPELYLKFNEERTQPAKDLAARINIENPGKIMDVGCGPGNSTNILSSRWPESELVGIDSSVSMIESAMKNYPDIEWRIEDATKMETEEKYDIIFSNATIQWIPDQKKLISDLVGMLETGGALAVQVPMYHNMPASHVIDGVSLTGRWKELTSGASDAFTFHSSDYYYHILSSQVKSINMWQTSYFHIMPSHENIVEMLKSTGMRKFLDMLETREEKLEFEKDVLKEIKKAYSSQKDGNVLFPFKRLFFIGYK; encoded by the coding sequence ATGCAAACTACTAAAGATTGGAACCCTGAACTCTATTTGAAGTTCAATGAGGAACGAACTCAACCTGCAAAAGATCTTGCAGCAAGAATAAATATTGAAAATCCTGGAAAAATAATGGATGTTGGTTGCGGGCCTGGAAACAGTACCAATATCCTTTCCAGCAGATGGCCTGAGAGTGAACTCGTTGGAATAGATAGTTCAGTTTCCATGATAGAATCAGCCATGAAAAATTATCCGGATATCGAATGGAGAATCGAAGATGCCACTAAAATGGAAACTGAAGAAAAATATGACATCATATTCTCAAATGCCACCATCCAGTGGATCCCGGACCAGAAAAAATTAATATCAGATCTGGTTGGAATGCTGGAAACTGGCGGTGCTCTGGCAGTGCAGGTTCCAATGTACCACAACATGCCAGCTAGCCATGTAATAGATGGTGTATCATTAACTGGAAGATGGAAAGAACTGACCAGCGGGGCCAGTGATGCTTTCACATTTCACTCCAGTGATTATTACTACCACATCCTATCATCTCAGGTAAAATCCATCAACATGTGGCAAACCTCCTACTTCCATATAATGCCATCCCATGAGAATATTGTTGAAATGCTTAAAAGCACCGGAATGAGAAAGTTTCTGGACATGCTGGAAACCAGAGAAGAAAAACTAGAGTTTGAAAAAGATGTTTTAAAGGAAATTAAAAAAGCATACTCATCTCAAAAGGACGGAAATGTATTGTTTCCATTTAAAAGGCTTTTCTTCATTGGGTACAAGTAA